The following proteins come from a genomic window of Salvia hispanica cultivar TCC Black 2014 chromosome 4, UniMelb_Shisp_WGS_1.0, whole genome shotgun sequence:
- the LOC125185123 gene encoding TSET complex member tstD-like isoform X1, with the protein MLLAVLIANSEGNVLVERFNGVPAEERLHWRSFLVKLGVDNLRGVKNEELLVANHKSVYIVYTVLGDVSIFIVGKDEYDELALSEAIFVITTALKDVCGKPPTERLFLDKYGRICLCLDEIVWKGLLENTDKDRIKRLTRLKPPTNF; encoded by the exons ATGTTGCTCGCCGTCCTGATCGCAAATTCAGAAGGCAATGTTCTTGTCGAACG TTTTAATGGTGTTCCAGCAGAGGAACGTTTACATTGGAGATCTTTCTTAGTGAAACTGGGAGTGGATAATCTTAGAGGTGTCAAGAATGAGGAGCTCCTAGTTGCTAATCACAA GTCGGTGTATATTGTATACACAGTGCTTGGTGATGTCAGTATATTCATTGTTGGCAAGGATGAATATGACGAACTTGCCT tGTCAGAAGCTATCTTTGTTATAACGACAGCCCTGAAAGACGTATGTGGAAAGCCTCCAACTGAACGCCTTTTCCTTGACAAATATGGTAGAATATGCTTGTGCCTGGATGAGATTGTCTGGAAG GGTCTGTTGGAGAACACGGACAAAGACAGAATCAAGAGACTTACACGGTTGAAACCACCAACTAACTTCTAA
- the LOC125185123 gene encoding TSET complex member tstD-like isoform X2 — MFLSNEERLHWRSFLVKLGVDNLRGVKNEELLVANHKSVYIVYTVLGDVSIFIVGKDEYDELALSEAIFVITTALKDVCGKPPTERLFLDKYGRICLCLDEIVWKGLLENTDKDRIKRLTRLKPPTNF, encoded by the exons ATGTTCTTGTCGAACG AGGAACGTTTACATTGGAGATCTTTCTTAGTGAAACTGGGAGTGGATAATCTTAGAGGTGTCAAGAATGAGGAGCTCCTAGTTGCTAATCACAA GTCGGTGTATATTGTATACACAGTGCTTGGTGATGTCAGTATATTCATTGTTGGCAAGGATGAATATGACGAACTTGCCT tGTCAGAAGCTATCTTTGTTATAACGACAGCCCTGAAAGACGTATGTGGAAAGCCTCCAACTGAACGCCTTTTCCTTGACAAATATGGTAGAATATGCTTGTGCCTGGATGAGATTGTCTGGAAG GGTCTGTTGGAGAACACGGACAAAGACAGAATCAAGAGACTTACACGGTTGAAACCACCAACTAACTTCTAA